Sequence from the Gloeomargarita sp. SKYB120 genome:
AATTTGTCTCAACGATATGAACTAACGTTTGCGAATCTGGGTCATCTGAGGCAAGCGTTTGAGCTGGCTATCAAATCCGCCACCGGGGGCAACCCTCAGCAACGGGGGGTTGCTTAGCTGTCGCAGCAATTCACTCCACCCGCTGGGTCATGGGCGAGCTGGGTGTGGCGTAGGACTTGACGGGAATGCGCCCCGCCAAAAAGGCCAAACGTCCTGCTTCCACCGCTAAACGCATCGCCGCCGCCATGCGGGGAGGGTCCTGGGCCTGGGCAATGGCTGTATTGACCAGCACCGCCTGCGCACCCATTTCCATCGCCTGGGCCGCTTCACTGGGAGTCCCAATCCCCGCATCGATTACCACCGGCACTTTCGCCTGCTCAATGATGATGGCGATGTTACTGGCGTTGCGCAATCCTTGACCCGAGCCAATCGGCGACCCGAGGGGCATCACTGTGGCACAACCAATTTCCTCCAACTGGCGGGCCAACACCGGGTCGGCATTGATGTAGGGCAAGACGGTAAAGCCCTCCTTCACCAGTTGTTCCGCCGCCCGTAACGTGCCAATCGGGTCCGGCAACAGGTACTTGGGGTCGGGAATGACCTCTAACTTGACAAAGTTGTTGTCTTCCTGGCCAAGTACCTTGGCCATTTCCCGTCCCAGGCGTGCGATGCGAATCGCCTCTTCCGCAGTGCGACACCCCGCTGTATTGGGCAATAGCCACAGCCGACTCCAGTCTAATGCCTCGACTAGCCCGATGTGACCGGGGGCTTGGTCCTGCACGCGCCGCACCGCCACCGTTACCATCTCACAACCACTGGCGGCCACACTCGCCTGCATTTCCGCCACACTCCGGTAACGCCCTGTGCCCGTGAATAAGCGCGACCGGAAACACTTGCCCCCAATCCACAGCTCATCCACCGCTGGGGCTGCTGCAACGACCATGCCCAACCTATCTAACCAATGGCTCTATTCTAGCGGGTTAGCCGAATCGCCCGCCGACGTAGGCTTGGGTTGCTTCGTGACTGGGCTGCTGGAAGATTTTGGCCGTCACGTCGTATTCCACCAACTGACCGGTGCGACTCCCCTCCTTCATCTCCACGTTGAAGAAGGCGGTATAGTCCGACACCCGCGACGCCTGCTGCATGTTGTGGGTCACAATCACAATGGTGTACATGTCTCGCAATTCCTGCATCAGGTCTTCAATCCGCCGGGTGGAAATAGGGTCTAGCGCTGAGCAGGGTTCGTCCATCAAGATTACTTCCGGCTGCACCGCCACCGCCCGCGCAATACACAACCGCTGCTGCTGACCGCCCGAGAGGGCCGTCCCTGGTTTCTTCAACTTGTCCTTCACCTCGTCCCACAAGGCTGCCTGGCGCAACGCCCGTTCCACTAGCTCGTCCATGTCCCCCTTGTAGCCGTTGATGCGCGGCCCAAAGGCAATGTTTTCATAAATACTCTTGGCAAAGGGGTTGGGCTTTTGAAACACCATGCCGATCCGCCGCCGCAGGGCCACTGGGTCCACCGACGGGTCGTAAATATTCTTGCCATGGAACAAAATTTGCCCCTCCAGACGGGTGCCCTTGATAAAGTCATTCAGCCGGTTGAAACACCGCAGCAACGTGCTCTTGCCGCACCCCGACGGGCCGATAAATGCCGTGATCCGGTTGCGCTTAATGGGTAAGTCAATGTTGCGGAGCGCCAAGAACGTACCGTAGTAGAACGCATCCACCTTGGCATGAAGAATAATGTCACTACCTGGTGCTCCTGTTTCTGCCCCCATTACTGGCTCCTTGCAACGCTGCAATAAACGCAATGAACCTGTTTAGATTCAAGTGACTCGTCCCTAGTATAAGAACCAATGCCACCCACCCATGGTTAAGCTCCGGTTAAATTTAGGTTAAAAATCGTCCCCGAGTAGCGCGCCCAGCTCGGCGATCAGGGGGTCGGCAACGGTTGGCGGGGGAGGCGGCGGTGGTTCGACGGGCTTGGGGGGCGGAGTCACGTGTTGCCGGATCAAGGCTTCCACATCGGCTCGGGTCAGCCAGGGGCGTTGTTGCAATTCCACAACTGCCTGCTCTAACCGTTGTAGACGCCGCTCCAGGTCACTGGGTGGGGAGGCTTGCAGGCGTTGTTTGACCCAGTCACTGAAACTAATCCCCTGGGCGGCGAGTTCGGCATCTAATTGTTGTTGCAGGGCTTTTTCTTCGGGGCCAAACGTGACGCTGTAGGAATGCCCTGCTCCCTGGACAAATTGCCGCAGCGCGATTTTGCACAGTTCACCAAAAGCAATTTGCTGAGCTGCTGCCCGGCGGTCAAGTTCTTCCAGGAGTTCATTATCCTCCGGGGTCGGGTAAAAGGTAATCGAGCGACTCACTCGTTTGCTCAACCCTACGCCCCTTTATCTTTACTCAACTGCACTTGCCCATAGATATATTGTCCCAAAGCGTTGGCTGTACGGGTGGGTTCAGCCAGGTGGGGCGTTAAACCATATTCCCGCAGCAGAGGCGCGAGGTCATTCCAGAAAAACTCCCCGCCGCCGCCAGTGATGATCACATCGGTCACTTGGCTGGGCAACCACTGGCGGATGCGCTCCCACAGTTCCCTGGCGAAATTGGCCCGGATGCGGGGGAGAATGTCGTCTAGGTCAATCGGTTTTTCGCCCCGGGGCCGGTAGAACCGCTGTCCCTCGGGACGATGGACGGCTTCGATCAGAGTCAAATCTTCGCTGTCTGCCCCTTTGATTTGAGCGGCCAGTTGCTCGTAAAACTGGCTCATGCCGAACTGCTCGCTGCGGGAAGTGCCCCGCGCAAAATGAAATTTATCCACCTTGAGCATGTCCGTTGTCTGGTGACCAATGTCAATCACCGCCACGTGCAGGTTGATCAGGGATTCGGTCTTCTTCCCAGCGGCTTTTTCCTTGTCCAGCGTTTCTTTTTCTTTTTTGTGACACCAGACCAGGCTGCCATAGCCCTCTGGCATCACCCAGACCTTCACCACATTGACGGTAAAGCTACGACCGCGGTAGGCCAGGGCGTGGGGCGCTTGCAGTTGGGCCACCAGTTGGCGTTTTTCCGTGTCGAATTGCTCCTGCGACAAGTAGGGCAACCCCAGGGAAATGGCTAGGTCGCCGCTCAACTCGAAATACCCGATACAGGCGAAGGTTTTGACCAGGGCGTCCTCGATTTTGGATTGCCCAACCCCTAACCCTGCGCCAAAATCTGCCGCCAAATGGCCGATGGCGTAAGCGCGCCCTTGGTATTCTACCCACATGTCCCGCAGCGGGTCGCCCCCTTCAAACCGTCCCTGCCGGACTTGCTCCAGGGTAAGTTTGGCAACGTTGGCGGGAATGACTAATACTTCATCCGGGTCACTGCTGATACAGGTCTTGATGGCGGTGCGCCCCAGGTCCACACTCAACAGGGTAGGGGGACCGATATATCTACTGGTCATAGCCGGAAACACCATTTACAGCTAAGGATAGCACCCAGCCGCCGGAATGCTAAGCTAAGCATAGCACCCTGTTGTCCTTTGACCCAATCCCTGTGCGTCCCCGGCAACTGACGTTGAGTTTTCCCTCCACGTTGTACCTCAGTCCGGTGTTGGATTTGCTGCTGGCCGATGTCCCGCCGGAACTGTTACCGCTCGTCCGCCTAGGCTTGCAGGAGGCGCTGGTCAACGCCGCCAAGCACGGGAATAACTTAGACCCCCGTAAGACCATCCGTGTGCATTACGAAGGCCGCACCGATGGGTGGTGTTGGGTCATAGAAGACCAGGGGCCGGGGTGCCCTAGCGATTGTGATTGCCGCCCAGAAGGGCCGGAGTGGTCCTGGGAATCGGGCCGGGGCTTGTATATCCTGCATCAGGTGTTTGACCGGGTGGAATGGTGCGACCGGCGACAACGCCTCCAGTTGACCAAGCACCTGTCGGTGACCCGCCGCTGAAAGTACGGATGCGGGATTGGCGCTGGTTGCCGTTGGTCGTCGGAAGCCTGGGAGCGCTGGCGTTGCTAGTCAATCGCAGTTTGACAGAAGTGCTTACCCCCGCCCAAACCCGCGCTGATGCCCTGGGTATTCTCCTGAGCGCTGTACTCATCCTCACCGGTCTCCTGTGGCGACAAATACAACCCAAACCAGCCGAAGCAGTTGAATTGGTGGGGGTCCATGGCTTTGAGATGCAACCGGATTTGCCGACGTGCATCCAACAGGAACTGGCCTGGTTATCCCACACCCTCCTCACCACAACGCCGACCAAAACGGTGGTGGTCTATTGGGATGGTCAAACCTTGTTGCGGCGGGGCATCTTGGGGCCGCAGGCGCAGGTGCAACCGGGGCCGATCCTGCAACGGGTCCTGGCGCAACAAAAACCGGTGTATCTGGTAGACTTGAAGCTCTATCCAGGGCGGGTGGAATTCGATTATTTGCCCCCGAATACCCAGGCGGTGATTGTGCAGCCAATGGCTGGCCGGGGGGTGCTGGTGGTGGGCGCAGACCGGCCCCGCTGTTACACGCGACAGGAAGAAAGCTGGATGGCGGCCTTGGCTGATAAACTGGCGGTGGTGCTGGCGACCCAGGGAGCACACTCATGAAGCAAATCGGGCTGTCTATCAGTCTAGTGGCGGGGTTGCTGTTGGGCTGGCCGACTGTGCTGGCTGGGGGTTCTAAACCGACATCGCTAGTTGCCAACCAAAATCCCCGAGGACTGCGGGTAAGCAATCGCAGCAAACAACCCCTGCGGCTGGTGTTGCTGGCCCGCAAACCGGGCGGTGGTTACCAGGAACCAGTCCATTGGGACTTTGCGCCGGGGGAAGGGGAGCGCGAGGGATTGATGCTCAGCCTGCCGGAAGGGCCGTTGGCGCTGCAACCGGGAGATATTCTGGTGGCGTTTAGCCTGGATGGTTCACGGCGGTACTGGGGACCGTATGTGGTGGGCAGCACCAGTAAACCGACTCGCCCTAGCGACAACAGCGATTGGCAACTGGTTTTGTAATAACTTTGTCCCCAATTTTTCACCTGGACGAGGAGATGGCATGTTAGGCTAACGGCAGGAGCGGGGGAGAGCGGCGTGACGGAGACGACCAAGGTTCCGGTAGCGGTGGTGGGGGCATCCGGTTATGGCGGGTTACAGCTTGTGCGCCTGCTGCTGGAACATCCGCACCTGGAGTTGGTGTACCTGGGGGGCGATACGAGCGCGGGGCAAGAATACGCCGATATTTACCCGCACCTGGGTCACCGGTTGCATCGGGTCGTCGAGCCGGTGGATGTCTCTGTCATTGCCCGCAAGGCGCAGGTGGTGTTTCTTTCGCTGCCCAATGGCGTCGCTCCGAAACTGGTGCCGGATTTGCTGGCTGCCGGCTGTCAGGTGTTGGATTTATCCGCCGACTACCGGTTTCGGGATTTGCAAACCTATCAAACTTGGTACGGCATCGAACGCAGCGATAAGGAGGTCGCAGCCAAGGCGGTGTACGGCCTGCCGGAACTGTACCGGGACGCCCTGGTGGATGCCCGTTTGGTGGGATGTCCAGGCTGTTACCCGACGGCGAGTTTGCTGGCGTTGGCCCCGCTGCTGCGCCAGGGGTTGGTGGTGTGGGACAGTATTGTGATTGACGCGAAATCGGGAACGTCGGGGGGCGGGCGGCAGGCGAAGACTCACCTACTCCTGGCGGAAGCGGACCAGTCAGTGGCGGCTTATGGGGTGGCGCGGCATCGGCATCGTCCAGAAATTGAACAAGTCTGTGCGGATTTGGCGGGTCAGCCGGTGAAGGTGCAATTTACCCCCCATCTGGTGCCGATGGTACGGGGCATCCTGGCGACGGTTTATGCCCAGATGCGCGACCCAGGTCTGACTACGGAAGATTTGCTGATGATTTACCAGGCGTTTTACCGAGGGAAACCGTGGGTGCGGGTGCTGCCGCCGGGGGTGTATCCCCAAACCAAATGGGCTTGCGGAACCAACATGTGCTACATCGGGCTGGAGTTGGACACCCATACCGACCGGGTGGTGGTGATGAGCGCCATTGACAACCTGATTAAGGGTCAGGCAGGACAAGCAGTACAATGTCTAAATATCAGTCGGGGTTGGCCGGAAACGCTCGGACTGCCCCAGTTGAGTTTCTACCCCTGATGCCCCTGGTGCGCTGGCGTGCTTGGCTACCCTACGTAACGTTGTTGGCGCTGGTCTTGCCGTTACTGGTCTGGCGCGGGCCGGAGCAGAGTTTTTTGCCCTACGACGAGGGGTTGTACGTCTGGCGGGCGCGGGGGATGCTTGTATCGGGAGACTGGCTGGTGCCGCGCTCCTGGGATGCGGTGCATTACCACAAACCGCCGGGGTTTTACTGGGTGCTGGCAACGGTTTTTCAACTGGCGGGGCTGAGTGAATGGACGGCGCGGCTGCCATCTCTACTGGCCAGTGTGGTGACGACGTTGACGCTGTACGACCTGGGGAAACGGTTGGTGGCGCCGGCGGCAGCCTGGTGGGGGGCGTTGTTGCTCAATCTGCACTTCCTGTGGTTTTCCTACAGTCGGCAGGCGACACCGGATGTGCTCACGGTGATGCTAGGGGTCGTCGGTGTGTGGGCATTGGTGCAGGCGGAAGAATCCCCCAAGCAGGCGAATCGCTGGCGACTGGGAGCGGGGGTGTGTCTGGGATTGGGATTGATCCTGCGCAGTGCGATGGGATTGATTCCCTTGTTCGCGCTGCTGCCTTACCTGTGGTTGGAACGGAAACGGCACAGGCATTGGGGCAATCCTTGGCTGTGGGCCGGGGTGGGACTAGGCGCAGCGCCGATGCTCATCTGGCTGGCTCTGGTTACCGTCAAAGATGGCTGGCAACCCCTACAGGCGTTAGTGGGATTCGTGGGACGGGCGGTGGTACGGACGCGCCAGGGGAACGGGCCGCTATATTACCTGTGGAATCTACCGGTGCAGGGGTTCCCGTGGCCGTTGCTAGCGCTGGTGGGGCTGCCGGCGATTCCCGCTGCTAGACGCAGTTTACTGGTGGGGTATCCGCTGGTGGGGTTGGTGGGCTTGAGCGCCATTTCCACACGGTTGCCCCACTACAGTCTGGCGTTGTTGCCCTGGCTGTCGCTGTGGGCGGGGCTGGGGCTGGTACGCACCGGTTGGATGTTTGCCGGCATTGCCAAACGTCGTTGGGTGGCGCAGACATGGGCCTATGGGCTGGGTGTGCTGGGTGGGACGCTGGTGCTGTTGACCACCGTGCTGTACCCCCGTTTGGTGGCGCAGGCGCCGGAGGAGGTCACACTCTACCGCTGGCCGGCGTTGGCGTTGGGGGTGAGCTGGGCGCTACTGCCGGTGTGCTGGTTGGTTCGGTATCGCTGGCGCCAGGTGTGGCCGGGGGTGCGGGTGTGGTTCCTGTTGACAGTGGCGGGGCCGTGGTTGACGCTGGCGCTCTTGGGCGGCATGGGACTGGTGGGGAACTACCGCCCTGAGGTGAAGGCGTTCTTGCAACAGGAACCGGTAGCAACGGTCTTGGCTCAGGAGCGGGTTCATTTCGTACGGCAAGGGGAAGGGGATGAGGCGCAAATTTTGCTGAGCATTTACACGCCCCATCTGGGCCGGTGGTATCCGGAAGCGGCGGCGCTCCCCCCGGGAGACTGGGCCTGGGTGCAACCGGGATTGACGCTGCAACCACGCCGGCGTTATCGGGTGGTGGCGGTGTACGAGGGCTGGCGACTGGTGCAGGCGCGGGCCAATAGATAGATGTGTGGCATTGCCGGGTTGTGGTTGCATAAACAAGCGGCGACTCTTGGGCTGGCTGTACGCCAGATGACCGCAACGCTCGCCCATCGTGGGCCGGACGGGGAGGGCGTGTGGGTGGATGAGACGGCGCAATTGGGCTTGGGACACCGACGTTTGGCCATCCTGGACTTGTCGCCACAGGGAGCGCAACCCATGCAGTCAGCGGCGGGCAATGTGCTGGTTTTGAACGGGGAAATTTACAACTACCGGGAATTACGCCGGGAATTGACCGCCCAGGGCGACCGGTTCCAGAGCCAGACCGATACGGAAGTGTTGCTAGCAGGGCTGGAGCGGTGGGGGATCGAGACCTGTTTGCAAAAATGCCGGGGAATGTTCGCGTTTGCTTTTTGGCACGCCCAGGAACGCTGCCTGTACCTGGCGCGGGACCGGATGGGAGAAAAACCGCTTTACTACGGGTGGACGGCAACGGGCTTTGTTTTTGCATCGGAATTAAAAGCGCTGCGGTGTAGTCCAGGTTGGCGAGGGGAACTGCACCGGCCAGCGCTGGATGTGTTTTTGCGCTATGGCTACATTCCCAGCCCCTACAGCATTTACCAGGACATTTACAAGTTGCCGCCGGGCACCTGGTTGCGCCTGGAGAACCCCCACCATCGCCCGGAACCCCAACCCTACTGGTCGCTGGTGAATGTAGTCGCTCCTAGCCAGGAACCCTGGCGTCTCTCACCGGCGGCTACCGTGCAGGTCTTGGATGAATTGCTCACGCAGGTGGTGGGGGAACAAATGGTGGCGGATGTACCGCTGGGGGCGTTTTTGTCGGGGGGGATTGACTCATCGCTAATTGTCGCCCTAATGCAAAAGCAGTCGCCCCAGCCGGTCAAAACCTTTACGATTGGGTTTACCGAAGTGGCCTACAACGAAGCGCCCTGGGCCAAACGGGTGGCGCAGCACCTGGGTACGGACCACACCGAGTTAATCACCACGCCCGCGTTGGCGATGGCGGTCATTCCCAAACTGCCCCAGATTTATGACGAGCCGTTTGCCGACAATTCCCAAATCCCCACTTTTTTGGTCGCCGAACTGACGCGCCAATCCGTGACGGTGAGCTTGTCGGGCGATGGGGGCGATGAATTGTTTGGGGGTTACCGCCAGTATGTTTATGCGCGCCGGATTTGGCGGTCGCTGGGTTGGTTGCCCCCCAAGATACGCCAATCCTTGGCTCAGGCGTTGCAACGGCTGCCAGTGGAGCGGCTCAATCACCGCCTGCGCACCCCTTACTATTCCTTAGCGGACAATGTAGCTCGCCTGGTCGCCGCGCTGGGGGAATCCCATCCAACCAAGCTCTACCGGCACCTAATGGCCCGCTGGCTGGCATCGCCCTTGATCCCCACCACTGAACCCCTGCCCACCACGGTTTTTGAGCAACTGGCTGAACAGTTTCCTGCATCGTGGGGTGTGATTCCCCTGCTGATGCTGACCGATGCGCTCATGGAGTTGCCCGACGACATCTTGGTCAAGGTGGACCGGGCCACGATGGCGGTGGGGTTAGAATCCCGAGCGCCCTATCTCGACCCCCAGGTGGTGGCGCTGGCTGGGCGATTGCCGCTGCCCTACAAGGTGCGGGGGAACCAAACCAAGTGGATACTGCGCCAGGTGCTCTATCGTTACGTCCCGCCCCGACTGCTCGAGCGCCCGAAACAAGGGTTTGTCCTGCCGCTGGGGGAATGGCTACGCACGCCGCCGTTGCGGGATTGGGCCGAAGAGCTATTGCGTCCCCAGCGATTACACCAGCAGGGGTACTGGGATGTTCCCGCGATTCAACAAAAGTGGCAGGAGCACCTAGCGGGAGTAGCCAATTGGCAAGCGCTGTTGTGGCCGGTGCTGATGGTGCAGGCGTGGCTCAGTTCGCCGGCGCACCAAAGCTGAAGGGGGGGTCGCCCACAGCGCGTTTAAGAGCCGCCAAGGCCCGGTTGTAGCCCAGCACGGCGTTGACTAGGTTCCCCTGCGCCTGAGTCAGGGCATTTTCCTGGTTGATCACGTCGGTTTGCGTGCCCACCCCCGCCTGAAACCGCAACCGCGCCAGCCGCAGGCTTTCGTTGGCCTGTTCGAGCGCCAAAGCCGCGGTCTTGATATTGGCTTCGTTGGCCCGCAGGTCGCTCAAGGCCCGCTCGATTTGGAACCGCACTTGGTTACGCACGTTGGCATAGTTAATATCCGCCGCGGCAATGTTGGCTTCAGCCTGGCGCGCGCCAGCAAGTGCCGCTCCCCCGTCAAACAACGTCACACTGAACTGCAGACCCACAGCGTAACCCTGGCCGAAACCACCCCGGTCTAGATTGGCGGGACTCTCAAAAAACCGCAGGAAATCGGTTTGGGCGAACAGGGCGATGTTAGGGCGAATCCCGGACAGAGCCAGTTCCCGCTGCGCCTGCTGGAACCGTCGCTGGGATAGGGGGATGAACAATTCTGGTCGCTGCTGGAACCCCCGTAGGATACTCTCTTCTAAAGACAAGGTCCAGACCCCTGCTACTTCAATGGGGTCGGCGGCGGTCACGGTCACCTGGTCGCCTAGACTAAGAAGCT
This genomic interval carries:
- a CDS encoding thiazole synthase, which translates into the protein MVVAAAPAVDELWIGGKCFRSRLFTGTGRYRSVAEMQASVAASGCEMVTVAVRRVQDQAPGHIGLVEALDWSRLWLLPNTAGCRTAEEAIRIARLGREMAKVLGQEDNNFVKLEVIPDPKYLLPDPIGTLRAAEQLVKEGFTVLPYINADPVLARQLEEIGCATVMPLGSPIGSGQGLRNASNIAIIIEQAKVPVVIDAGIGTPSEAAQAMEMGAQAVLVNTAIAQAQDPPRMAAAMRLAVEAGRLAFLAGRIPVKSYATPSSPMTQRVE
- the pstB gene encoding phosphate ABC transporter ATP-binding protein PstB translates to MGAETGAPGSDIILHAKVDAFYYGTFLALRNIDLPIKRNRITAFIGPSGCGKSTLLRCFNRLNDFIKGTRLEGQILFHGKNIYDPSVDPVALRRRIGMVFQKPNPFAKSIYENIAFGPRINGYKGDMDELVERALRQAALWDEVKDKLKKPGTALSGGQQQRLCIARAVAVQPEVILMDEPCSALDPISTRRIEDLMQELRDMYTIVIVTHNMQQASRVSDYTAFFNVEMKEGSRTGQLVEYDVTAKIFQQPSHEATQAYVGGRFG
- a CDS encoding ParM/StbA family protein, whose product is MTSRYIGPPTLLSVDLGRTAIKTCISSDPDEVLVIPANVAKLTLEQVRQGRFEGGDPLRDMWVEYQGRAYAIGHLAADFGAGLGVGQSKIEDALVKTFACIGYFELSGDLAISLGLPYLSQEQFDTEKRQLVAQLQAPHALAYRGRSFTVNVVKVWVMPEGYGSLVWCHKKEKETLDKEKAAGKKTESLINLHVAVIDIGHQTTDMLKVDKFHFARGTSRSEQFGMSQFYEQLAAQIKGADSEDLTLIEAVHRPEGQRFYRPRGEKPIDLDDILPRIRANFARELWERIRQWLPSQVTDVIITGGGGEFFWNDLAPLLREYGLTPHLAEPTRTANALGQYIYGQVQLSKDKGA
- a CDS encoding ATP-binding protein, with the protein product MSFDPIPVRPRQLTLSFPSTLYLSPVLDLLLADVPPELLPLVRLGLQEALVNAAKHGNNLDPRKTIRVHYEGRTDGWCWVIEDQGPGCPSDCDCRPEGPEWSWESGRGLYILHQVFDRVEWCDRRQRLQLTKHLSVTRR
- a CDS encoding cofactor assembly of complex C subunit B, whose product is MVRPATTPPVDQAPVGDPPLKVRMRDWRWLPLVVGSLGALALLVNRSLTEVLTPAQTRADALGILLSAVLILTGLLWRQIQPKPAEAVELVGVHGFEMQPDLPTCIQQELAWLSHTLLTTTPTKTVVVYWDGQTLLRRGILGPQAQVQPGPILQRVLAQQKPVYLVDLKLYPGRVEFDYLPPNTQAVIVQPMAGRGVLVVGADRPRCYTRQEESWMAALADKLAVVLATQGAHS
- the argC gene encoding N-acetyl-gamma-glutamyl-phosphate reductase — translated: MTETTKVPVAVVGASGYGGLQLVRLLLEHPHLELVYLGGDTSAGQEYADIYPHLGHRLHRVVEPVDVSVIARKAQVVFLSLPNGVAPKLVPDLLAAGCQVLDLSADYRFRDLQTYQTWYGIERSDKEVAAKAVYGLPELYRDALVDARLVGCPGCYPTASLLALAPLLRQGLVVWDSIVIDAKSGTSGGGRQAKTHLLLAEADQSVAAYGVARHRHRPEIEQVCADLAGQPVKVQFTPHLVPMVRGILATVYAQMRDPGLTTEDLLMIYQAFYRGKPWVRVLPPGVYPQTKWACGTNMCYIGLELDTHTDRVVVMSAIDNLIKGQAGQAVQCLNISRGWPETLGLPQLSFYP
- a CDS encoding glycosyltransferase family 39 protein, which produces MPLVRWRAWLPYVTLLALVLPLLVWRGPEQSFLPYDEGLYVWRARGMLVSGDWLVPRSWDAVHYHKPPGFYWVLATVFQLAGLSEWTARLPSLLASVVTTLTLYDLGKRLVAPAAAWWGALLLNLHFLWFSYSRQATPDVLTVMLGVVGVWALVQAEESPKQANRWRLGAGVCLGLGLILRSAMGLIPLFALLPYLWLERKRHRHWGNPWLWAGVGLGAAPMLIWLALVTVKDGWQPLQALVGFVGRAVVRTRQGNGPLYYLWNLPVQGFPWPLLALVGLPAIPAARRSLLVGYPLVGLVGLSAISTRLPHYSLALLPWLSLWAGLGLVRTGWMFAGIAKRRWVAQTWAYGLGVLGGTLVLLTTVLYPRLVAQAPEEVTLYRWPALALGVSWALLPVCWLVRYRWRQVWPGVRVWFLLTVAGPWLTLALLGGMGLVGNYRPEVKAFLQQEPVATVLAQERVHFVRQGEGDEAQILLSIYTPHLGRWYPEAAALPPGDWAWVQPGLTLQPRRRYRVVAVYEGWRLVQARANR
- the asnB gene encoding asparagine synthase (glutamine-hydrolyzing); this encodes MCGIAGLWLHKQAATLGLAVRQMTATLAHRGPDGEGVWVDETAQLGLGHRRLAILDLSPQGAQPMQSAAGNVLVLNGEIYNYRELRRELTAQGDRFQSQTDTEVLLAGLERWGIETCLQKCRGMFAFAFWHAQERCLYLARDRMGEKPLYYGWTATGFVFASELKALRCSPGWRGELHRPALDVFLRYGYIPSPYSIYQDIYKLPPGTWLRLENPHHRPEPQPYWSLVNVVAPSQEPWRLSPAATVQVLDELLTQVVGEQMVADVPLGAFLSGGIDSSLIVALMQKQSPQPVKTFTIGFTEVAYNEAPWAKRVAQHLGTDHTELITTPALAMAVIPKLPQIYDEPFADNSQIPTFLVAELTRQSVTVSLSGDGGDELFGGYRQYVYARRIWRSLGWLPPKIRQSLAQALQRLPVERLNHRLRTPYYSLADNVARLVAALGESHPTKLYRHLMARWLASPLIPTTEPLPTTVFEQLAEQFPASWGVIPLLMLTDALMELPDDILVKVDRATMAVGLESRAPYLDPQVVALAGRLPLPYKVRGNQTKWILRQVLYRYVPPRLLERPKQGFVLPLGEWLRTPPLRDWAEELLRPQRLHQQGYWDVPAIQQKWQEHLAGVANWQALLWPVLMVQAWLSSPAHQS